A genome region from Pseudomonas helmanticensis includes the following:
- a CDS encoding GlxA family transcriptional regulator has product MPKAIHVLAFANMQILDVTGPLQVFASANDLARQRGLPMPYAPSVIACGGGAVMSSAGLAVLAEPLPEEPSDTLIIAGGWGIYPAAEDVLLVDWVREHAAKCRRVASVCTGAFLLAASGWLDGRRVVTHWTRCEQLAQQHPKLQVEANPIFINDGPVWTSAGVTAGIDLALAMVEEDLGSDIALDVARHLVVFLKRPGGQSQFSVTLSLQNQGNRFDGLHAWIAENLTCDLGVPTLADQAGMSERSFVRHYRADTGQTPARAIELIRVETARRLLSDTGLPVKRIAANCGFGSEETLRRSFLRAIGVTPQAYRERFSVSAATDPVMP; this is encoded by the coding sequence ATGCCCAAAGCCATCCACGTACTCGCGTTCGCCAACATGCAGATCCTCGACGTCACCGGGCCATTGCAGGTGTTCGCTTCGGCCAATGACCTCGCCCGTCAGCGCGGCTTGCCGATGCCTTATGCGCCGAGCGTGATCGCCTGCGGCGGCGGGGCGGTGATGTCGTCGGCGGGTTTGGCGGTGTTGGCCGAGCCGTTGCCAGAAGAACCCAGTGACACATTGATCATCGCTGGCGGCTGGGGCATTTATCCGGCGGCTGAAGATGTGCTTTTAGTGGATTGGGTGCGCGAACACGCCGCCAAATGCCGACGAGTGGCCTCGGTCTGCACCGGCGCGTTTCTGTTGGCCGCGAGTGGCTGGCTCGATGGCCGGCGCGTGGTCACCCACTGGACCCGCTGCGAACAACTGGCGCAGCAACACCCGAAACTGCAAGTCGAAGCCAATCCGATTTTCATCAACGACGGCCCGGTCTGGACCTCGGCGGGTGTCACCGCCGGTATTGATCTGGCCTTGGCGATGGTTGAAGAAGACCTCGGCAGCGACATCGCTCTGGACGTCGCCCGCCATCTGGTGGTGTTCCTCAAGCGCCCGGGTGGGCAATCGCAATTCAGCGTGACGCTGTCACTGCAGAATCAGGGCAATCGGTTTGATGGGCTGCACGCATGGATCGCAGAAAACCTGACCTGTGATCTTGGCGTGCCGACCCTCGCCGATCAGGCGGGGATGAGCGAACGCAGTTTCGTCCGCCACTATCGTGCCGACACCGGCCAGACCCCGGCGCGGGCGATCGAACTGATCCGCGTCGAAACGGCGCGGCGCCTGCTCAGTGATACCGGTCTGCCGGTCAAACGCATCGCCGCCAATTGCGGATTTGGCAGCGAAGAGACACTGCGGCGCAGTTTTCTGCGGGCGATTGGCGTGACACCGCAGGCCTATCGCGAGCGGTTTTCGGTCAGCGCTGCAACAGATCCAGTAATGCCTTGA